The genomic interval AGCGCAGGCCGGGCTGCATAGGAATTACCACCCTGGCATCGGCGGCGGCAGCGACCTCGTCCGGCACCCCGGCACTTTCCCGGCCGAGCATCAGTACGTCAGTCGCTTGGTAACGCTGTTCGAAATAAGGCCTTTCACCTTTGGTCGTAAGTAAAATCAGCCGGCAACCCGCGTTTTTCCGCCATTGCTCGAATTTTAGCCAGGAATCGTGCCGGACTATGCTCACCTGATCCAGGTAGTCCATCCCGGAGCGGCGGAAATGCCGATCGGAGGTCGGAAAGCCGGCCGGCTCGATGATGTGCGCTTCCACGTTCAAACAGGCGCAAAACCGAAGAATAGTGCCGGTGTTCTGTGGGATGTCGGGTTGAAACAGCGCGATCCGCATCCCGTAATGCTCCCTATCAACTGAACGATAACGTGCCGTGTGTCATGGCACATCTTGGAATCGATCGAGGCGCGCCAATTAGCCGTTCGCGGGCTTGCGCTCTACCGGCAA from Rhodopseudomonas palustris carries:
- a CDS encoding tRNA (cytidine(34)-2'-O)-methyltransferase, with the protein product MRIALFQPDIPQNTGTILRFCACLNVEAHIIEPAGFPTSDRHFRRSGMDYLDQVSIVRHDSWLKFEQWRKNAGCRLILLTTKGERPYFEQRYQATDVLMLGRESAGVPDEVAAAADARVVIPMQPGLRSLNVAMAAAMVTGEALRQVQFAQ